A region from the Tahibacter amnicola genome encodes:
- the pstB gene encoding phosphate ABC transporter ATP-binding protein PstB, which produces MNVAALPVAPMTTDAMPGGLLDAIECAIQTRGLRLHYGDVPALDGVDLDVPRHRVTALIGPSGCGKSSLLRCFNRLNDEIAECRVEGQVRVLDVDAYAPDVVLPDLRRRVGMVFQRPNPFPMPVLENVAFGLRLAGIRSRSEIEARVEAALRAAALWEEVRDRLERSALELSAGQQQRLVIARAIAVEPEVLLMDEPASMLDPISTLKFEELLVTLRAHYTVLLVTHNMQQAARVADYTAYMHGGRILEFDATERLFTNPRLRQTEDYITGKFLA; this is translated from the coding sequence ATGAACGTCGCCGCGCTGCCGGTTGCGCCGATGACGACCGATGCCATGCCGGGCGGCCTGCTCGATGCGATCGAATGTGCCATCCAGACACGGGGGCTGCGCCTGCACTATGGTGATGTGCCCGCGCTCGACGGCGTCGACCTGGACGTTCCGCGGCATCGCGTGACGGCGCTGATCGGGCCGTCCGGCTGCGGCAAGTCCAGCTTGCTGCGCTGCTTCAACCGGCTCAACGACGAGATTGCCGAGTGCCGTGTCGAGGGCCAGGTGCGCGTACTGGACGTGGACGCCTACGCCCCGGACGTCGTCCTGCCGGACCTGCGCCGACGCGTCGGCATGGTGTTCCAGCGGCCCAATCCGTTCCCCATGCCGGTGCTCGAAAACGTCGCCTTTGGCCTGCGCCTGGCGGGAATTCGTTCGCGTTCGGAGATCGAGGCACGGGTGGAGGCGGCATTGCGCGCCGCGGCCCTCTGGGAAGAAGTGCGCGACCGCCTGGAGCGCAGCGCGCTGGAGCTTTCCGCCGGGCAGCAGCAGCGCCTGGTCATCGCCCGGGCGATTGCGGTCGAGCCGGAAGTCCTCTTGATGGACGAGCCGGCGTCGATGCTCGATCCGATCTCCACGCTCAAGTTCGAGGAGCTGCTGGTCACGCTGCGTGCGCATTACACCGTGCTGCTGGTTACGCACAACATGCAGCAGGCAGCGCGCGTGGCCGACTACACGGCCTACATGCACGGCGGGCGTATACTGGAGTTCGATGCCACCGAGCGGCTGTTCACCAATCCGCGCCTGCGCCAGACCGAGGACTACATCACCGGCAAGTTCCTCGCCTGA
- the phoU gene encoding phosphate signaling complex protein PhoU: protein MDRLHLSQHISQQFNAELAALTRQVLAMGGLVESQLATALEALAERDARRTADVIAREEAVNASELEIDARCTQILARRQPAASDLRLVLACVRMVTNLERIGDEAERIAKLSEKLGSIDLGERYTMKLAEMGSLVRDQLRGTLDTFARMDEDRALERLRRDREVDVLYKEVSAMLVDLMQRQSDRVPAALDLLWCARALERIGDRCKNLCEQVIYLVRGKDVRHTGLSRTSGDAGKG from the coding sequence ATGGATCGCCTTCACCTGAGCCAGCACATATCCCAGCAATTCAATGCCGAGCTGGCGGCGTTGACCCGCCAGGTGCTGGCCATGGGCGGACTGGTGGAATCGCAGCTTGCCACGGCGCTGGAAGCCCTGGCCGAGCGCGACGCGCGGCGCACCGCCGACGTGATTGCGCGGGAAGAGGCAGTCAATGCCTCGGAACTGGAAATCGACGCGCGTTGCACGCAGATCCTCGCGCGGCGCCAGCCGGCTGCATCGGATTTGCGCCTGGTCCTTGCCTGCGTGCGCATGGTGACCAACCTCGAACGCATCGGGGACGAGGCCGAGCGCATCGCCAAACTGTCGGAGAAGCTCGGCAGCATCGATCTGGGCGAACGCTACACGATGAAACTGGCCGAGATGGGCAGCCTGGTCCGCGACCAGCTGCGCGGCACACTCGACACCTTCGCCCGCATGGATGAAGACCGTGCGCTGGAACGCCTGCGTCGCGACCGCGAAGTGGACGTGCTCTACAAGGAAGTCTCCGCGATGCTGGTCGATCTGATGCAACGCCAGTCCGACCGTGTTCCCGCCGCGCTGGATCTGCTGTGGTGTGCCCGCGCCCTCGAGCGCATCGGCGACCGCTGCAAGAACCTGTGCGAGCAGGTGATCTATCTGGTGCGCGGCAAGGACGTGCGCCATACCGGGCTTTCGAGGACGAGCGGAGATGCTGGCAAGGGCTAG
- a CDS encoding IS5 family transposase, translated as MDQMSFGDSEYASKRKRTRREVFLAEMEQVIPWTILLNLIEPVYPKAGNGRRPYPLKVMLKIHLMQNWFGLSDPAMEEALYEIASMRQFASLSLTKPIPDETTILNFRRLLETYELGAEILARVNGYLSRKGLMLKRGTMVDATIIAAPSSTKNAGGERDPEMHQTKKGNEWFFGMKAHIGVDVDSGLVHTVTTTAANEADVNEAEYLLHGKESVVYADAGYTGADKHSSRRGLDWQIARRRSSVKAMPEGRQKRAIEKAEKRKASIRARVEHPFRVVKRQFGYVKVRFKGLAKNTAQILTLFALSNLWMARKRLLAMTGELRPKVA; from the coding sequence ATGGACCAGATGAGCTTCGGCGACTCCGAGTATGCGAGCAAGCGCAAACGGACCCGCCGCGAGGTGTTTCTGGCAGAGATGGAGCAGGTTATTCCCTGGACGATCCTGCTGAACTTGATCGAGCCGGTGTATCCGAAGGCTGGCAATGGGCGGCGACCGTATCCGCTGAAGGTGATGCTGAAGATTCATCTGATGCAGAACTGGTTCGGGCTGAGCGACCCGGCGATGGAAGAAGCGCTGTACGAGATCGCGTCGATGCGCCAGTTCGCGAGCCTATCGTTGACGAAGCCGATCCCGGACGAGACGACGATTCTCAATTTCCGGAGGTTGCTGGAAACCTACGAGCTGGGTGCCGAGATTCTGGCTCGAGTGAACGGCTATCTGTCGCGCAAAGGGCTGATGCTCAAGCGCGGAACGATGGTGGACGCCACGATCATCGCAGCACCGAGCTCGACGAAGAACGCCGGAGGTGAACGAGATCCGGAGATGCATCAGACGAAGAAGGGGAATGAGTGGTTCTTCGGCATGAAGGCGCACATTGGCGTGGATGTCGACTCCGGACTGGTGCACACGGTGACGACAACCGCAGCGAACGAAGCGGATGTGAATGAAGCGGAGTATCTGCTGCACGGCAAGGAAAGCGTGGTCTATGCCGATGCCGGTTACACGGGCGCGGACAAGCATTCGTCGCGCCGAGGATTGGACTGGCAGATTGCTCGTCGACGCAGCAGCGTGAAGGCAATGCCGGAAGGACGCCAGAAGCGTGCGATCGAGAAAGCGGAGAAGCGCAAGGCGAGTATTCGCGCGCGCGTGGAGCACCCGTTCCGTGTCGTGAAGCGTCAGTTCGGCTACGTGAAGGTGCGCTTCAAGGGACTGGCGAAGAACACGGCGCAGATCCTGACGCTGTTCGCGCTATCGAATCTGTGGATGGCGCGAAAGCGATTGCTGGCGATGACGGGCGAGTTGCGTCCGAAGGTGGCATAG
- a CDS encoding ABCB family ABC transporter ATP-binding protein/permease, producing MNAPREDRSIIATLRLMLPQVWHYRGRVLLAVAFLVTAKLATIAVPLTLKELIDRLDVAPSLLLLPLVPLVAYGALRLSSSLFQELRQIIFARVMARTSRMITLQVFRHLHALSLRFHLDRKTGGVARDLERGMSAIADLLDWTLYTILPTLFEIVVVSFILIFRYDSSFTVITLGTLVAYVAFTFTVTEWRLRYYRAANEADTEANARNVDSLLNYETVKYFNNETHEQHRFDASLIKLENATVKSLKTLAVLNVGQAGIVAIGLTLLLWRAAVGVTEGRMALGDLVLVNAFLIQLSIPLNYLGMVYREVKQALTNIQRMYALLDEPQEVRDAPDAPALRVDGATLRFEHVDFHYDAARPILRDVDFTIPAGKTLAVVGTTGAGKSTLARLLYRFYDVTGGRITIDGQDIREVTQDSLRAAIGIVPQDTVLFNDTIYYNIAYGRPDADREAVIAAARSAHIHDFIVSLPQGYDSMVGERGLKLSGGEKQRVAIARTLLKDPHLLVFDEATSALDTRTEKIIQAELADIARHRTTLVIAHRLSTIVEADEILVLEQGKVVERGTHARLLEAGGRYAALWAMQQREAGS from the coding sequence ATGAACGCGCCCCGCGAAGACCGCTCCATCATCGCCACCCTCCGGCTGATGCTCCCCCAGGTGTGGCACTACCGCGGCCGGGTGCTGCTGGCCGTGGCCTTCCTGGTCACGGCAAAACTCGCGACGATCGCCGTACCGCTCACCCTGAAAGAGCTGATCGACCGGCTGGATGTCGCGCCCTCGCTGTTGCTGTTGCCGCTGGTACCCCTGGTGGCTTACGGCGCCCTGCGCCTGTCGTCATCGCTGTTCCAGGAGCTGCGCCAGATCATCTTCGCGCGGGTGATGGCGCGCACCTCGCGCATGATCACATTGCAGGTCTTCCGCCATCTCCACGCCCTCAGTCTGCGCTTCCATCTCGATCGCAAGACGGGTGGCGTGGCGCGCGATCTGGAACGCGGCATGTCGGCGATCGCAGACCTGCTCGACTGGACCCTCTACACCATCCTGCCCACGCTGTTCGAGATCGTGGTCGTCAGCTTTATCCTGATCTTCCGCTACGACTCCAGCTTTACCGTGATCACGCTGGGTACGCTGGTGGCGTATGTCGCTTTCACGTTCACCGTGACCGAGTGGCGCCTGCGTTACTACCGGGCTGCCAACGAGGCGGACACCGAGGCCAATGCGCGCAATGTCGACTCGCTGCTCAACTACGAGACGGTCAAGTACTTCAACAACGAGACGCACGAGCAGCACCGCTTCGATGCCAGCCTGATAAAACTGGAAAATGCCACAGTCAAGAGCCTCAAGACCCTCGCCGTGCTCAACGTGGGCCAGGCCGGCATCGTGGCGATCGGACTGACCCTGCTGCTGTGGCGCGCCGCGGTCGGCGTCACCGAAGGGCGCATGGCACTGGGAGACCTGGTCCTGGTCAATGCGTTCCTGATCCAGCTCTCGATTCCCCTCAACTACCTCGGCATGGTGTATCGCGAGGTCAAGCAGGCGTTGACCAATATCCAGCGCATGTACGCCCTGCTCGACGAACCCCAGGAAGTACGCGATGCGCCCGACGCACCGGCACTGCGCGTCGATGGCGCAACCCTGCGCTTCGAGCACGTTGATTTCCACTACGACGCGGCGCGGCCCATCCTGCGCGATGTCGACTTCACCATCCCGGCGGGCAAGACCCTTGCCGTGGTCGGCACCACCGGCGCCGGCAAGTCGACGCTGGCACGCCTGCTCTACCGCTTCTACGATGTCACCGGCGGCCGCATCACGATCGACGGCCAGGACATCCGCGAAGTCACCCAGGATTCGCTGCGCGCGGCAATCGGCATCGTTCCGCAGGACACGGTGCTATTCAACGACACGATCTACTACAACATCGCCTATGGCCGCCCGGATGCCGACCGCGAAGCCGTGATCGCGGCTGCCCGTTCGGCGCATATCCATGATTTCATCGTGTCCCTGCCGCAGGGTTACGACAGCATGGTCGGCGAACGGGGCCTGAAGCTCTCGGGCGGCGAGAAACAGCGAGTGGCCATCGCACGCACCTTGCTCAAGGATCCGCACCTGCTGGTGTTCGACGAGGCCACCAGCGCGCTGGACACCCGCACCGAGAAGATCATCCAGGCTGAACTGGCGGATATCGCGCGGCATCGCACCACCCTCGTCATCGCCCACCGGCTATCGACCATCGTCGAGGCCGACGAGATCCTCGTACTGGAACAAGGCAAGGTCGTCGAGCGCGGTACGCATGCCCGCCTGCTCGAGGCTGGCGGCCGCTACGCGGCGCTCTGGGCGATGCAGCAACGGGAAGCGGGCAGCTGA
- a CDS encoding DUF4399 domain-containing protein, which translates to MLRAMILAAGLATGGLALAEDATAPGLPPRTKAPANVELYIISPKDGEVVGKEFTVRFGLKGMGVAPAGVAKENTGHHHLLIDVATSPPMNLPLPNDDHHRHFGGGQTETTVTLPPGKHTLQLMLGDALHIPFDPPIQSPKITVEVK; encoded by the coding sequence ATGCTACGTGCAATGATCCTGGCTGCCGGCCTCGCCACCGGCGGCCTCGCGCTGGCCGAAGACGCCACTGCGCCGGGCCTGCCGCCGCGCACCAAGGCGCCGGCCAATGTGGAGCTTTACATCATTTCACCCAAGGATGGCGAAGTTGTCGGCAAGGAATTCACCGTCCGCTTCGGTCTGAAAGGCATGGGCGTCGCGCCGGCCGGCGTCGCCAAGGAAAACACGGGACACCATCATCTGCTCATCGACGTGGCGACGTCGCCACCGATGAACCTCCCGCTGCCGAACGATGACCATCATCGCCATTTCGGCGGCGGGCAGACCGAAACCACCGTGACCTTGCCGCCCGGCAAGCACACGTTGCAACTGATGCTGGGTGACGCCTTGCACATCCCGTTTGATCCGCCGATCCAGTCGCCGAAGATTACGGTCGAGGTCAAATAG
- the minE gene encoding cell division topological specificity factor MinE, whose amino-acid sequence MGLFDFLRARPKQTATIAKERLRIIVAQERSARGSPDYLPLLRRELLEVIRKYVNVDQDAVDIHVEREGDHEVLELTVTLPEKGGAAAAPAPSEA is encoded by the coding sequence ATGGGCCTGTTCGATTTCCTTCGCGCCCGGCCCAAGCAGACCGCCACCATCGCCAAGGAACGGCTTCGCATCATCGTGGCGCAGGAACGCAGCGCCCGTGGCAGCCCTGACTATCTGCCGCTGTTGCGTCGCGAGCTGCTGGAAGTCATCCGCAAGTACGTGAATGTCGACCAGGACGCCGTCGACATCCACGTCGAGCGTGAGGGCGACCACGAAGTGCTGGAACTGACCGTGACGCTGCCCGAAAAGGGTGGCGCCGCCGCGGCGCCGGCGCCCAGCGAAGCCTGA
- the minD gene encoding septum site-determining protein MinD: protein MTEFIVVTSGKGGVGKTTSSASVAVGLAKHGKKVAVIDFDVGLRNLDLIMGCERRVVYDFVNVIHQECTLKQALIKDKRYENLHVLAASQTRDKDALTKEGVERVLNELKEDGFDFVLCDSPAGIEKGAFLAMYFADRAIVVVNPEVSSVRDSDRILGLLSSKTRRAESGGTPVVQHLLLTRYNPARVVSGDMMSIDDVKEILGIEVLGVIPESEGVLAASNAGVPVILDESSTAGLAYDDAVMRLLGENRPMRFLDAPKKGILSRLFGS from the coding sequence TTGACTGAATTCATCGTCGTCACCTCCGGCAAGGGCGGAGTCGGCAAGACCACGTCGAGCGCATCGGTCGCCGTCGGCCTGGCCAAACACGGCAAGAAGGTCGCGGTCATCGACTTCGACGTAGGCCTGCGCAACCTCGATCTCATCATGGGTTGCGAGCGGCGTGTCGTGTACGACTTCGTCAACGTCATCCACCAGGAATGCACCCTCAAGCAGGCGCTGATCAAGGACAAGCGCTATGAGAACCTACACGTCCTGGCGGCCTCGCAGACTCGCGACAAGGACGCGCTGACCAAGGAAGGTGTCGAACGAGTCCTCAACGAACTCAAGGAGGACGGTTTCGACTTTGTCCTCTGCGATTCACCCGCAGGCATCGAGAAAGGCGCCTTTCTCGCCATGTATTTCGCCGACCGGGCCATCGTCGTGGTCAATCCGGAAGTGTCGTCGGTACGCGACTCCGACCGCATCCTGGGGTTACTGTCATCCAAGACGCGCCGCGCCGAGAGCGGCGGCACGCCGGTCGTACAGCACCTGCTGCTGACGCGCTACAACCCGGCGCGTGTCGTCAGCGGCGACATGATGAGCATCGATGACGTAAAAGAAATCCTCGGCATCGAAGTGCTCGGCGTGATCCCGGAATCCGAAGGCGTGCTGGCCGCATCGAACGCGGGCGTGCCGGTCATCCTGGATGAATCGTCCACCGCAGGGCTGGCCTACGACGATGCCGTCATGCGCCTGCTCGGCGAGAACCGGCCGATGCGATTCCTCGACGCGCCCAAGAAAGGCATTCTGTCGCGACTGTTCGGGAGCTGA
- the minC gene encoding septum site-determining protein MinC — protein sequence MQNLEPVGELKFGQVGIANLRLKSLDLDTLAQELAQKVSSAPQLFARAPVVLDLSHLATLPDPATVRETLGTIRASGMLPVGLAYGTSENEALARTLDLPLFAKFRAAYEPVEAPRDRAPAVEAPRPAPAPAATPAPAPQRGPASLYQALPVRSGQQIYARGTDLVINAVVGNGAEVIADGSVHVYSALRGKALAGAQGDTSARIFCQDFQAELISIAGHYRVFEDIPADLRGKPVQAWLEGEKLLLARLGQ from the coding sequence ATGCAAAACCTCGAGCCGGTCGGCGAACTGAAATTCGGCCAGGTCGGCATCGCCAATCTTCGATTGAAATCGCTGGACCTGGATACCCTGGCGCAGGAGCTCGCCCAGAAGGTGAGCAGCGCGCCGCAGCTGTTTGCGCGCGCACCCGTCGTGCTGGACCTCAGCCACCTGGCCACCCTGCCCGATCCGGCCACGGTCCGCGAAACGCTCGGTACGATCCGTGCGAGCGGCATGCTCCCGGTAGGCCTGGCCTACGGAACCAGCGAAAACGAAGCGCTCGCGCGCACGCTGGATCTTCCACTCTTTGCCAAGTTCCGCGCCGCCTATGAGCCGGTCGAGGCCCCACGAGACCGCGCGCCAGCCGTAGAGGCGCCGCGCCCGGCGCCCGCCCCTGCCGCTACACCAGCGCCCGCGCCCCAGCGCGGCCCGGCCAGCCTCTACCAGGCGCTGCCGGTGCGTTCGGGCCAGCAGATCTACGCGCGCGGCACCGACCTCGTCATCAACGCCGTGGTCGGCAACGGCGCCGAGGTCATTGCCGACGGTTCCGTGCATGTGTATTCCGCGCTGCGCGGCAAGGCGCTGGCCGGTGCCCAGGGCGATACGTCCGCACGGATCTTCTGCCAGGATTTCCAGGCCGAGCTGATTTCCATCGCCGGCCATTACCGTGTATTCGAAGACATTCCGGCCGATCTGCGCGGCAAACCCGTGCAGGCCTGGCTGGAGGGGGAGAAGCTGCTACTGGCCAGGCTCGGCCAATAG
- a CDS encoding GNAT family N-acetyltransferase has translation MAIAIRDVREHELDSVLALNNAAGPTILPLDSTKVRWFFDNADYFRVAEVDGHIAGFLIALRGNADYESPNYLWFRERYPAFLYIDRIVIAKPYRGLGLGRIFYSDATSYAEVRVPVLACEVFLEPRDDVSVLFHGTYGFHEVGQQIMPGLGKRVSLLAKDLPSFTFVRDTYLLGPMGQLPNQPWLVERVRNGSRTSLRAASGH, from the coding sequence ATGGCCATCGCCATCCGCGACGTGCGTGAGCACGAGCTGGATTCCGTCCTTGCATTGAACAACGCCGCCGGCCCGACGATCCTTCCGCTGGACTCCACGAAAGTCCGCTGGTTTTTTGACAATGCGGATTACTTCCGTGTCGCCGAGGTGGACGGCCACATCGCCGGCTTCCTGATCGCGCTGCGGGGCAATGCCGATTACGAGAGCCCGAACTATCTGTGGTTCCGCGAGCGCTATCCGGCGTTCCTGTACATCGACCGTATCGTCATCGCCAAACCCTACCGCGGGCTTGGCCTGGGTCGCATCTTCTATTCCGACGCCACGAGCTACGCCGAAGTGCGCGTTCCGGTGCTGGCCTGCGAAGTGTTCCTCGAACCGCGTGACGATGTCTCGGTATTGTTCCACGGTACCTACGGCTTCCACGAAGTCGGGCAGCAGATCATGCCCGGCCTCGGCAAGCGCGTCAGCCTGTTGGCCAAGGACCTCCCGAGCTTCACATTCGTGCGCGATACCTATCTACTGGGCCCCATGGGGCAGCTTCCCAATCAACCCTGGCTGGTCGAGCGCGTCCGCAACGGCAGCCGCACGTCCCTTCGCGCCGCCAGCGGGCACTGA
- a CDS encoding sensor histidine kinase: MPIAQINHIRLLRYAGLFTYLCVGIPWLSYGSLLAEMEQQQRSPAYLYAWLGCYLLFGVVFWVLTHRLGSGRFSRLKAFLLAVLVASAVSIGWFSQTGLVALLLVVVAVLLPWLLPLKVAMVWMVLQNYSLVPVFASFPGWTLGQAILQSSMYLGLSVLTFFTSVIAKQQAEARDEQRRLNSELRATRALLAESSRISERLRIARELHDLVGHHLTALSLNLEVASHLVQQPAQEHVRKAQSVAKLLLSDVREVVSQMRDDDSIDLTQALQTLIEGVPQLEIKLELPPRFSVEDPHRAHVLLRCAQEIITNTVRHAGARTLWLRFEHGNGEVVIHASDDGRGSDGLKQGNGLTGMRERLAQFGGRLDIRTAKDRGFALDAWLPLETTT; encoded by the coding sequence ATGCCTATCGCCCAGATCAACCACATCCGTCTGCTGCGTTACGCCGGATTGTTCACCTACCTCTGCGTCGGCATTCCGTGGTTGAGCTACGGGTCGCTCCTGGCCGAGATGGAACAGCAGCAGCGCTCGCCAGCCTATCTGTACGCGTGGCTGGGCTGCTATTTGCTGTTCGGGGTTGTCTTCTGGGTGCTGACTCATCGACTGGGCAGCGGCCGGTTCTCGCGCCTGAAAGCCTTTCTCCTCGCGGTCCTGGTCGCATCGGCGGTCAGCATCGGCTGGTTCAGCCAGACGGGTCTGGTGGCCTTGCTGCTGGTCGTGGTGGCGGTCCTGCTGCCCTGGCTGCTGCCGCTCAAGGTGGCGATGGTGTGGATGGTCTTGCAGAACTACTCCCTGGTGCCGGTGTTTGCCAGCTTTCCCGGCTGGACGCTCGGCCAGGCCATTCTTCAGTCAAGCATGTACCTGGGGCTGTCGGTACTGACGTTTTTCACCTCCGTCATCGCCAAGCAGCAGGCGGAGGCCCGCGACGAACAGCGCCGGCTCAATTCGGAACTGCGTGCCACCCGGGCCCTCCTGGCGGAATCGAGCCGGATCTCGGAGCGCCTGCGGATCGCACGCGAGTTGCATGACCTGGTCGGTCACCATCTCACGGCGTTGAGCCTCAACCTGGAGGTGGCCAGCCACCTGGTGCAGCAGCCGGCGCAGGAGCATGTGCGCAAGGCGCAGTCCGTCGCGAAACTGCTGCTCAGCGACGTGCGCGAAGTCGTCAGCCAGATGCGCGACGACGACAGCATCGATCTGACCCAGGCTCTGCAGACCCTGATCGAAGGCGTGCCGCAGCTGGAAATCAAACTCGAATTGCCACCGCGATTCAGTGTCGAAGATCCGCACCGCGCCCATGTGCTGCTGCGCTGTGCACAGGAGATCATCACCAATACCGTTCGCCATGCCGGCGCCCGCACGCTATGGTTGCGCTTTGAGCACGGCAACGGGGAAGTCGTCATTCACGCCAGCGATGACGGTCGCGGCAGCGATGGCCTCAAGCAAGGGAACGGCCTGACCGGCATGCGCGAACGCCTCGCGCAGTTCGGTGGCCGGCTGGATATTAGAACCGCCAAGGATCGCGGATTCGCCCTCGATGCCTGGCTGCCACTGGAGACGACGACATGA
- a CDS encoding response regulator gives MISVLLVDDQTLVRQGIRSLLELSDDIRVIAEASDGAQAVELIPQKKPDVVLLDLRMPGMSGIDVLNTLSQSNLLPPTIILTTFDDDQLVLAGLKAGARGYLLKDVSLDQLVDAVKTVAGGGSLVAPVVTQRLLTGLERMHNEFVSLDRPDPLTERETEILRLMAGGYSNKEIANSLGVAEGTVKNHVSNILSKLGVRDRTRAVLKAFELGIV, from the coding sequence ATGATTTCCGTACTGCTGGTGGACGATCAGACACTGGTGCGCCAGGGCATCCGAAGCCTGCTGGAGCTCTCTGACGACATCCGCGTGATTGCCGAGGCATCTGACGGTGCGCAGGCCGTCGAACTGATTCCGCAGAAGAAGCCCGACGTGGTGTTGCTGGACCTGCGCATGCCGGGCATGAGCGGGATTGACGTCCTCAACACGCTGTCGCAATCAAACCTGTTGCCGCCAACGATCATCCTCACCACTTTTGACGATGACCAGCTTGTCCTGGCAGGCCTGAAGGCGGGGGCGCGTGGTTACCTTCTCAAGGATGTCTCCCTCGACCAGCTGGTGGATGCCGTCAAGACGGTGGCCGGCGGCGGCTCGCTGGTTGCACCGGTGGTAACCCAGCGCCTGCTGACGGGCCTGGAACGCATGCACAACGAATTCGTCAGCCTGGACCGCCCGGATCCACTGACCGAACGCGAAACCGAGATCCTGCGCCTGATGGCAGGCGGCTACAGCAACAAGGAAATCGCCAACTCCCTGGGGGTTGCCGAAGGCACGGTGAAAAATCACGTGTCGAACATCCTGTCCAAGCTCGGCGTCCGGGACCGCACGCGCGCCGTCCTGAAGGCCTTCGAACTGGGCATCGTCTGA
- a CDS encoding ABC transporter ATP-binding protein: protein MIETIQLTKRYGDLTAVDGISFKVEPGQVLGFLGPNGAGKSTTMKMIAGFLAPTAGSVKVCGFDVEEQPIEAKRALGYLPEGAPSYGEMTPLGFLQFVADVRGLTGDARRRRLDDVIGRLQLSSVLGKPIDTLSKGFKRRVGLAQAILHDPPALILDEPTDGLDPNQKHEVRALINAMAADKIIIISTHILEEVHAVCSRAVIIAHGKLLADATPAELEAQSRYHGAVSLTALNVGAAKEALLRVSHVEEVEVDPQDHRITVFPKQGHSIFNAVSETLKAQNIGFTELQLEAGRLDEVFRTITQRPAKEARA from the coding sequence ATGATTGAAACCATTCAACTGACGAAACGCTACGGCGACCTCACCGCCGTGGACGGCATTTCGTTCAAGGTCGAGCCGGGGCAGGTACTCGGTTTTCTCGGTCCGAACGGAGCCGGCAAATCCACCACGATGAAAATGATCGCGGGCTTTCTCGCTCCCACAGCCGGGAGCGTGAAGGTGTGCGGCTTTGACGTGGAAGAACAGCCCATCGAAGCGAAGCGGGCGCTGGGATACCTTCCGGAAGGCGCTCCCAGCTACGGCGAGATGACGCCGCTGGGCTTCCTGCAATTCGTGGCCGATGTGCGCGGACTGACGGGCGATGCACGTCGCCGCCGCCTGGACGACGTGATCGGACGCCTGCAGTTGAGCAGCGTGCTCGGCAAGCCCATCGACACGCTCTCCAAGGGCTTCAAGCGCCGCGTAGGGCTCGCCCAGGCGATCCTGCACGATCCGCCGGCGCTGATCCTCGACGAACCCACGGACGGCCTGGACCCGAACCAGAAACACGAAGTCCGCGCGCTGATCAATGCGATGGCCGCGGACAAGATCATCATCATCTCTACGCACATCCTCGAGGAAGTGCACGCCGTCTGTTCGCGCGCGGTGATCATCGCGCACGGCAAGTTGCTCGCCGATGCCACGCCGGCTGAACTTGAAGCGCAGTCGCGCTATCACGGCGCGGTGTCGTTGACCGCGCTCAATGTCGGTGCGGCCAAGGAAGCGCTGCTGCGCGTCAGCCACGTGGAAGAAGTGGAGGTGGATCCGCAGGATCACCGCATCACCGTCTTCCCGAAGCAGGGGCATTCCATCTTCAACGCGGTCAGCGAAACGCTCAAGGCTCAGAACATCGGTTTTACCGAGTTGCAGCTGGAAGCCGGCCGCCTGGACGAGGTGTTCCGCACGATCACCCAGCGCCCCGCCAAGGAGGCACGCGCATGA